The Sorangiineae bacterium MSr11367 genome window below encodes:
- the add gene encoding adenosine deaminase yields MPTERRETVPLEIIEKLPKTDLHVHLDGSARLSTILELGERYKVDLPAHDLEGLRKAMHLGENVGSLVEYLKAFDVTLRVMQTAEGLRRIAYELAEDAAHENVRYMEVRYSPMLHTRRGLKLTNIVEAVLEGLRAAQDSFGIESNVILCGIRNVSPESSLEMAQLAVAYKGRGVVGFDLAGAEYDHPAKHHKAAFQLVRDNNINVTIHAGEAYGPESIAQAIHVCGAHRIGHGCRLRENGDMLHYVNDHRIPLECCPSSNLQTNAVRDLASHPLKLYKDLGLRVTVNTDNRLVTDTTVSKELWLCHTQLGLTFADLKQIIVSGFKSAFLPFHVKQQYLRKVSDELAAFPDDVAELLSAYPTMKKVDAALS; encoded by the coding sequence ATGCCAACGGAACGACGAGAGACGGTACCTCTCGAGATCATCGAGAAGCTTCCCAAAACCGATTTGCACGTGCACCTCGATGGGTCGGCGCGGCTGTCGACCATTTTGGAGCTGGGGGAGCGGTACAAGGTGGATTTGCCTGCGCATGATCTCGAAGGACTGCGCAAAGCCATGCACCTTGGGGAGAACGTGGGGTCGCTGGTCGAGTACCTCAAAGCATTCGACGTCACCTTGCGGGTCATGCAAACGGCGGAGGGGTTGCGGCGTATTGCCTACGAGCTGGCCGAGGATGCGGCGCACGAGAACGTTCGCTATATGGAAGTGCGCTATTCGCCCATGCTCCATACGCGGCGCGGATTGAAGCTCACCAACATCGTCGAGGCGGTCCTCGAAGGACTGCGTGCCGCGCAGGATTCGTTCGGCATCGAGTCCAATGTCATCCTTTGCGGCATCCGCAACGTTTCACCCGAGAGCTCGCTCGAGATGGCGCAGCTCGCGGTGGCTTACAAAGGCCGCGGCGTCGTCGGGTTCGACCTGGCGGGCGCGGAGTATGACCATCCTGCGAAGCACCACAAGGCCGCATTTCAGCTCGTGCGGGACAACAACATCAACGTGACCATTCACGCGGGCGAAGCCTATGGGCCCGAATCCATTGCCCAGGCCATTCACGTGTGCGGTGCCCATCGCATTGGGCATGGGTGCCGGCTCCGTGAAAACGGAGACATGCTTCACTATGTGAACGACCACCGCATTCCGCTCGAGTGCTGCCCGTCGTCGAACCTGCAGACCAACGCCGTCCGCGATCTCGCGAGCCACCCGCTCAAGCTCTACAAGGACCTGGGACTGCGTGTGACCGTGAACACGGACAACCGGCTGGTGACCGATACCACGGTCTCCAAAGAGCTCTGGCTATGTCACACGCAGCTCGGGCTTACCTTCGCCGATTTGAAACAGATTATCGTTTCCGGTTTCAAGAGCGCGTTTCTGCCATTCCACGTGAAGCAGCAATATTTGCGCAAAGTGAGTGACGAACTCGCGGCGTTCCCCGACGACGTCGCGGAACTGCTCTCGGCGTACCCAACGATGAAGAAGGTGGACGCCGCGCTTTCGTAG
- a CDS encoding PaaI family thioesterase — MNQPSIQERLFPNMTCFGCGPANPKGFHLRSFSAEEGEDGVVIASFTPRPEHDNGVGFLNGGVIATVLDCHTAALVVQAASERGWNPPPGVALAFVTAGLDVRFLRPTPLGPPVDLWAKAEALSETECIVLGELRYDGKVRASVRATWKRFRAR, encoded by the coding sequence GTGAACCAACCGAGCATTCAAGAGCGCCTCTTTCCGAACATGACGTGTTTTGGCTGTGGACCGGCCAATCCGAAGGGCTTCCATCTGCGGAGCTTCAGCGCCGAAGAAGGAGAGGACGGCGTGGTGATCGCATCCTTCACACCCCGGCCCGAGCACGACAATGGCGTCGGCTTTCTCAACGGTGGGGTCATCGCCACCGTTCTCGATTGCCATACTGCCGCACTGGTGGTTCAAGCGGCGAGCGAGCGCGGGTGGAATCCGCCTCCGGGCGTGGCCCTCGCCTTCGTCACGGCGGGGCTCGACGTGCGTTTTCTCCGCCCGACGCCGCTCGGACCCCCGGTCGATCTCTGGGCGAAGGCCGAGGCGTTGAGCGAGACCGAGTGCATCGTTCTGGGCGAGCTGCGCTACGACGGCAAAGTGCGCGCGAGCGTCCGCGCCACGTGGAAGCGCTTTCGCGCGCGCTGA
- a CDS encoding flavohemoglobin expression-modulating QEGLA motif protein, translated as MSPEKTKEWLDLVSSALCARKSTNILEEIAWSRKVEKEFFDHEGTRLPEVTYTVDRDALESENADLARVEARIEGDGPIPIWLRAVVHSVIDKNRLLLAAGTKEFGRISLEIYGGAQTTFFGLPVKNIDLAEHLLERLRVHGWDEAEERAETPMDAQSFAEELARRIAKHRPVIKCDVLLDDKCTSKAIAGMTKVRVRPDALFYRWEADGLFCHEVETHSYSAHNGAAQEHAPFLKSGGPRSTPTQEGLAVFAELYNGNLATPRLERLATRVKLVAMAEDGASFLDLYRFLVDRGHGTRDAFLDAARVSRGGIPAGGSYFTKDACYLAGLLHVYAFLAVFVRGGFRDETELLFTGRIALEDISALASLRAMGLISRPLHRPRWLARWNTLLPYFAFNSFMEEIKLTSVEAHYRELIAKAERAVAPHDESTPHGRT; from the coding sequence ATGTCGCCCGAGAAAACGAAAGAATGGCTCGACCTCGTCTCGTCGGCTCTCTGCGCGCGAAAGTCGACGAACATCCTGGAGGAGATTGCCTGGAGCCGAAAGGTCGAAAAGGAGTTCTTCGACCACGAAGGCACGCGCCTTCCCGAGGTGACCTATACGGTCGATCGCGACGCACTGGAGTCGGAAAACGCCGACCTGGCGCGGGTCGAGGCCCGCATCGAGGGGGATGGCCCCATCCCGATATGGCTTCGGGCGGTGGTTCATTCGGTCATCGACAAGAATCGGCTGCTGCTCGCCGCAGGTACCAAGGAGTTCGGACGAATCTCCCTCGAGATCTACGGTGGCGCGCAGACGACGTTTTTCGGTCTTCCCGTGAAGAACATCGATCTGGCCGAACACCTGCTCGAAAGATTGCGGGTACACGGATGGGACGAAGCCGAGGAACGCGCCGAGACTCCGATGGATGCGCAAAGCTTTGCCGAGGAGCTGGCGCGACGGATTGCCAAACATCGACCGGTCATCAAGTGCGATGTCCTACTGGACGATAAGTGCACGTCCAAGGCCATCGCGGGCATGACCAAGGTGCGAGTGCGGCCCGATGCGCTGTTCTATCGATGGGAGGCGGACGGCCTTTTCTGCCACGAAGTGGAGACACACTCCTACAGTGCGCACAACGGAGCGGCTCAGGAGCATGCCCCGTTTCTCAAGAGCGGTGGTCCGCGTTCGACGCCCACGCAGGAAGGACTCGCGGTGTTCGCGGAGTTGTACAATGGCAACTTGGCAACGCCGCGCCTCGAGCGCCTGGCCACGCGCGTGAAGCTCGTCGCCATGGCCGAGGATGGCGCCAGCTTTTTGGATCTGTACCGCTTCTTGGTGGATCGCGGGCACGGGACACGGGATGCATTCCTCGATGCGGCGCGGGTGTCGCGCGGGGGCATTCCCGCGGGTGGTTCCTATTTCACCAAGGATGCGTGTTACTTGGCCGGGCTCCTCCACGTTTACGCTTTTTTGGCGGTCTTCGTACGCGGTGGTTTTCGAGATGAGACGGAGCTCCTATTTACGGGACGCATTGCACTGGAGGACATCTCCGCGCTGGCATCGTTGCGCGCGATGGGACTCATTTCGCGTCCTTTGCATCGTCCGAGATGGCTCGCGCGCTGGAATACGCTGCTGCCCTATTTCGCCTTCAATTCTTTCATGGAGGAAATCAAACTAACATCGGTCGAGGC
- a CDS encoding MATE family efflux transporter: protein MTPSIEPSIRTELRELLVLAAPIAVAQVLLIGISLMDTSVLGHVSVDSLAGASIGRSIGFASMCIGMGIAMGLEPVASQALGAGETDRAWRAYVVNLRAGLFVWLPSLLLALAVTLVLPPLGLESAVVDRARLFILGTAPGMALTVAFLTTKTFLQANGVTAPAFAAACIANVTNVIVCNLLVRGDDALRAVHLPPIGLPRLDAFGGGLAFSLAECVLFAVAARFARKLRPDSAVADPSVTVRAAWRLGIPIGLQMLAEVGLFTTASLLTGRFGARVVAAHQIALGLATFTYMGALGISGATAVRVGLAVGAGRPARRAGLIGIALGAGIMMVPALAFWTIPEVLVGLFTNDPEVITLGVQLLHIAALFQLFDGVQAVATGALRGAGDVRFPFIANVLAHWFFGLPSALLFGFVLGGQARGIWWGLTGGLVAISIALFSRFFYISRGVIARV from the coding sequence GTGACGCCGTCCATCGAACCATCCATTCGCACGGAGCTACGCGAGCTTCTCGTGCTGGCAGCACCCATTGCCGTTGCGCAGGTGCTTCTCATCGGCATCTCGCTGATGGACACGTCCGTGCTCGGCCACGTTTCCGTCGACAGCCTCGCGGGCGCGTCCATCGGGCGCTCGATTGGCTTTGCGTCGATGTGCATCGGCATGGGTATCGCCATGGGGCTCGAGCCCGTGGCTTCGCAGGCTCTTGGCGCCGGCGAAACCGATCGTGCGTGGCGCGCCTACGTCGTCAATCTGCGCGCGGGGCTCTTCGTGTGGCTGCCGTCGCTGCTTTTGGCCCTGGCGGTCACGCTGGTGTTGCCGCCGCTCGGTCTCGAGTCGGCCGTGGTCGACCGCGCACGTCTTTTCATCCTCGGTACGGCGCCAGGGATGGCCCTCACCGTCGCATTTTTGACGACGAAGACGTTCTTGCAAGCCAACGGTGTGACGGCACCGGCCTTCGCGGCGGCGTGCATCGCCAACGTGACGAACGTCATCGTGTGCAATCTGCTGGTCCGCGGAGACGATGCGCTCCGCGCCGTGCACTTGCCGCCCATCGGCTTGCCGCGTCTCGATGCATTCGGTGGCGGTTTGGCCTTCAGCCTCGCCGAATGCGTGCTCTTCGCCGTGGCGGCGCGGTTTGCGCGCAAGCTGCGGCCCGATTCCGCCGTTGCGGATCCTTCCGTGACGGTGCGCGCGGCTTGGCGACTGGGCATTCCCATCGGGTTGCAGATGCTGGCCGAGGTGGGGCTCTTTACGACGGCATCGCTGCTGACCGGGCGCTTCGGCGCGCGGGTGGTGGCCGCGCACCAGATTGCATTGGGGCTCGCGACCTTCACGTACATGGGCGCGCTCGGCATCAGCGGCGCGACGGCGGTACGCGTGGGGCTTGCCGTCGGTGCCGGCCGTCCCGCACGCCGAGCGGGGCTGATCGGGATTGCGCTGGGCGCGGGCATCATGATGGTGCCCGCCCTCGCATTCTGGACGATCCCCGAGGTCCTGGTGGGCCTCTTCACGAACGATCCGGAGGTCATCACCTTGGGCGTGCAACTCCTCCACATCGCCGCCCTGTTCCAACTCTTCGACGGCGTCCAAGCCGTCGCCACCGGCGCATTGCGCGGAGCCGGCGACGTGCGTTTCCCTTTCATCGCCAACGTGCTCGCCCACTGGTTCTTCGGCCTACCCTCCGCGCTTCTCTTCGGGTTCGTGTTGGGAGGCCAGGCCCGCGGCATCTGGTGGGGCCTCACCGGCGGCCTCGTCGCCATTTCGATCGCGCTGTTCTCACGATTCTTCTACATCTCCCGCGGCGTAATCGCGCGCGTGTGA